In one Rhodothermus sp. genomic region, the following are encoded:
- a CDS encoding M20 family metallopeptidase, whose amino-acid sequence MLREIQALSEEIFPEVLRLRRILHANPELAFEEYETARLVVETLQPLDVELQTGVARTGVVATLRGTETGPTVLLRADMDALPIQEENDFDFRSRHPGKMHACGHDAHTASLLGTAMILSRLRDRLRGQVRMVFQPSEEKLPGGAQAMIHEGVLEASDGMPAPSAVFAQHVQPDLPVGTIGVRRGMYMASADELYITVRAEGGHAAAPHRLQADGVLVAAHIIVALQSVVSRNAPPDVPTVLSIGRVLAEGATNVLPTAVRLEGTFRTMDEDWRFRAHTLIRRVAEQTARAFGAQADVEIVVGYPALYNHEQPTALVREAAREYVGPDRVVELEPWFASEDFAYFLKKCPGCFYRIGTGNPEKGIIHGLHTPRFTIDEEALRIAPGFMAYLTWRYLQTAT is encoded by the coding sequence ATGTTACGTGAGATCCAGGCCCTGAGTGAAGAAATCTTCCCAGAAGTGCTCCGGCTTCGCCGAATTCTTCACGCAAACCCGGAGCTGGCCTTTGAAGAGTACGAGACTGCCCGCTTGGTGGTCGAAACGCTTCAGCCGCTGGACGTGGAGCTCCAGACCGGCGTAGCCCGCACCGGCGTGGTAGCCACGTTGCGCGGTACCGAAACCGGCCCGACGGTCTTGCTCCGCGCCGATATGGACGCCCTGCCCATTCAGGAGGAAAACGATTTCGACTTTCGCTCACGTCATCCTGGCAAGATGCACGCCTGCGGACACGATGCGCACACCGCTTCGCTACTGGGCACGGCCATGATCCTGTCGCGCCTGCGCGATCGGCTACGTGGCCAGGTGCGCATGGTCTTTCAGCCCAGTGAAGAAAAACTGCCCGGCGGAGCCCAGGCCATGATCCACGAAGGCGTGCTGGAGGCCTCCGATGGCATGCCAGCCCCGTCGGCTGTCTTTGCCCAGCACGTGCAACCGGACCTGCCGGTCGGGACCATCGGCGTACGTAGGGGCATGTACATGGCTTCGGCCGATGAGCTCTATATCACGGTTCGTGCCGAAGGGGGACATGCCGCCGCCCCACATCGCCTGCAAGCCGATGGCGTGCTCGTAGCAGCCCACATTATCGTGGCATTGCAATCCGTCGTCAGCCGCAATGCACCACCCGACGTGCCCACGGTGCTCTCGATCGGACGGGTACTGGCCGAGGGGGCCACAAACGTGCTTCCCACTGCTGTGCGCCTGGAAGGTACGTTTCGGACAATGGACGAAGACTGGCGGTTCCGAGCCCACACGCTCATCCGGCGGGTCGCCGAACAGACGGCCCGCGCCTTCGGCGCGCAAGCGGACGTAGAAATCGTTGTCGGCTATCCAGCTCTCTACAATCATGAACAACCCACAGCACTTGTGCGTGAAGCCGCCCGCGAATATGTGGGCCCTGACCGAGTGGTTGAACTCGAACCCTGGTTCGCCAGCGAAGACTTTGCCTATTTCCTGAAGAAGTGCCCGGGCTGTTTCTACCGCATTGGCACCGGCAATCCGGAAAAAGGCATCATACATGGACTACACACCCCACGCTTTACCATCGACGAGGAGGCGCTGCGCATCGCACCGGGCTTTATGGCTTACCTGACCTGGCGCTACCTGCAGACCGCGACATGA
- a CDS encoding FxLYD domain-containing protein, with protein MTRRQSLARWIGLLLVFVVAGCGRNGERAESPVRVEHFRYQELPGGTRIVTGVVRNLTDQPIANLQLEIGLYDRHNRLIGTMQVPVQNIPPQGHKRFRQPLDTDQDVRGARVRSVLVL; from the coding sequence ATGACACGCAGGCAGAGCCTGGCACGATGGATCGGGCTATTGTTGGTGTTCGTGGTGGCCGGATGTGGCCGTAATGGCGAAAGGGCAGAAAGTCCGGTGCGGGTTGAGCATTTTCGCTATCAGGAATTGCCCGGAGGAACGCGGATCGTTACCGGCGTGGTCCGTAACCTGACGGATCAGCCAATTGCCAATCTGCAGCTCGAAATCGGCCTCTACGACCGTCACAATCGGCTGATCGGTACAATGCAGGTCCCTGTCCAGAATATTCCACCCCAGGGGCACAAACGCTTTCGCCAGCCACTCGATACCGATCAGGATGTGCGGGGGGCCCGCGTACGTAGCGTGCTTGTGCTCTGA
- a CDS encoding DUF58 domain-containing protein yields MPRLPALQYLDPAVLSRLKNMELRARLIVEGFITGLHRSPYHGFSVEFAEHRPYNAGDELRHIDWKVYAKTDRFYVKQYEEETNLRHYVVLDTSPSMRYRYRAPLTKLEYGAYLAAALHFLMLRQRDATGLIAFDERVHTLLPPRSKPGYLHTLLVHLERLVRREVTETRRTAVASVLHEVAERIHRRALVVLITDLFDNLSTHDELLRALRHLRHRGHEVLMFHVLEGATERHFELPDRPLRLFDVETGEALTLHPAQFRKAYVQAVQAFTEQFRRRCLEHRIDFVELDTGQPYDTALMAYLNKRKRVG; encoded by the coding sequence GTGCCGCGTCTACCTGCCCTACAGTACCTTGATCCAGCCGTGCTTTCGCGTCTGAAAAACATGGAGTTGCGGGCACGGCTGATCGTTGAGGGGTTTATCACTGGATTACATCGCAGTCCGTATCATGGCTTTTCAGTGGAATTTGCCGAACATCGACCTTACAATGCGGGCGATGAGCTACGCCATATTGATTGGAAGGTATACGCCAAGACAGACCGTTTTTACGTCAAACAGTACGAAGAAGAGACGAACCTGCGGCACTATGTGGTGCTCGACACGTCGCCCTCGATGCGCTATCGGTACCGAGCGCCTCTGACCAAACTTGAATACGGGGCCTATCTGGCCGCCGCCCTCCACTTTCTCATGCTACGCCAGCGGGATGCCACCGGCCTGATCGCTTTTGACGAACGGGTGCATACCCTGCTTCCCCCCCGAAGCAAACCAGGTTACCTGCACACGCTGCTGGTTCATCTGGAACGACTGGTACGGCGGGAGGTGACCGAAACACGACGCACGGCCGTGGCATCGGTGCTCCACGAAGTAGCCGAGCGTATCCACCGCCGGGCACTTGTTGTGCTGATCACCGATCTGTTCGATAACCTGTCGACGCACGATGAGCTACTACGCGCCTTGCGCCATCTGCGACACCGTGGCCACGAAGTGCTGATGTTCCACGTACTGGAAGGGGCTACGGAACGACATTTTGAACTGCCAGATCGTCCGCTTCGCCTCTTCGATGTAGAAACCGGCGAAGCCTTAACCCTGCATCCAGCGCAGTTTCGGAAGGCCTACGTGCAGGCTGTGCAGGCTTTTACCGAACAGTTTCGTCGGCGCTGTCTGGAGCATCGCATCGACTTTGTCGAGCTTGACACCGGTCAGCCTTATGACACTGCCCTGATGGCCTATCTGAACAAACGTAAACGGGTAGGTTGA
- a CDS encoding ATPase, T2SS/T4P/T4SS family, producing the protein MGWSDLFGRRRSHREWNEELRRLKFGKADASEETPSPDAARQSAANDKKAQGAASEATGQNTPRHHEDAPLTQLWLEMAGDGHSKSLPALSDASLSASQEAVEDTQATGEANQTAELADDMAATGAVSARPQASQSNASSGHPSLRSPSSRSQTEAHDPLSAERDHSRLHSGTGDSRTATFAEGGSLSELAEMFEDEVVVALLYGGAVRLDQIARAIVLRRRQSAPTLWRCLLEVPDVDREAVLAEAARIGGIAPAPVDEERPSVEFIKAILLLLPPSVQHALFEWQLLPCGFAQGEKDEGRVLLLATCDPTRPELEAWVQQLPLAVELRYAPERILKKRLAELENFRPPVPSADQLPTSSVAADTSTAGSAEKQSDPAVKQSLEMPVSVEGESDAQPDTGTPNGPETSAVEVRSDNKSAETAKLTGTATTSGWSATENASDDQPEEGEVACGRDESGGSQSSVAADEATDQEAVVDWASERHAVDELPTKAGLEQETGCADGPPSEPAAAEAQAAAASATALPEVTIETIEPASEAAGGDSEQVEDTPSITDSEAEETPASVQIVLDDLPELKTAISRDRVVSRLLEKEVVALHQVYQAYQRQQDEGLKEPLWRVLAQSDHVPQDAIYEEAARLYAFPLARLEPGKPSPEFVRSVMDTFEEEVRERLIALRVVPFEVDLDAQTGAVKLVLVTHDPMRPEVHRLMHRLKLERFELQYAPQGVIMQALLEAYPRRNEYLERVQEEEAYDLGTSYEAETELIDEDALEAEINRSKLINLFEATLVEAVRQGASDIHIFPNNEKKVEIHFRIDGRLTRWHVEDKVHPEALIAVIKDQAINVDRFERDAAQDGFIQRWIDDHLIRFRVSVLPIANALEDLRSESIVIRVLDDRKVIKDLRLLGLNKKALERFERAIRQPYGMVIVTGPTGSGKSTTLYAALHQVVSPEVNVLTIEDPVEYIIPGVRQIKLNHKLGLEDALRAILRHDPDIVMVGEMRDRQTAELAIKLANTGHLTFST; encoded by the coding sequence ATGGGCTGGAGTGATCTGTTCGGGCGCCGCCGTTCGCATCGTGAGTGGAACGAGGAGCTGCGGCGGCTGAAGTTCGGGAAAGCGGACGCTTCTGAAGAAACACCATCGCCCGATGCCGCCAGGCAGTCCGCTGCCAACGACAAGAAAGCGCAGGGGGCTGCGTCGGAAGCGACCGGCCAGAACACCCCACGGCACCATGAGGACGCGCCACTGACCCAGTTGTGGCTGGAGATGGCCGGTGATGGACATTCCAAGTCGTTGCCGGCGCTGTCCGATGCATCGTTGTCGGCTTCGCAGGAAGCCGTGGAAGACACGCAGGCCACCGGGGAAGCCAATCAGACTGCTGAGCTGGCTGATGACATGGCGGCTACCGGAGCCGTGTCGGCTCGGCCACAGGCGAGTCAGTCTAATGCGTCGTCGGGACACCCTTCCCTGCGTTCGCCATCGTCCCGATCGCAGACAGAGGCTCATGATCCCCTGTCTGCGGAACGTGACCATAGCCGTCTCCATTCGGGTACAGGCGACTCTCGGACTGCCACTTTTGCTGAAGGAGGGAGCCTGTCCGAGCTGGCTGAAATGTTCGAAGACGAAGTGGTGGTGGCGCTGCTCTATGGGGGGGCTGTGCGTCTGGATCAGATTGCCCGGGCGATCGTTCTGCGTCGCCGCCAGTCTGCACCGACACTCTGGCGGTGTTTGCTGGAAGTCCCAGATGTGGACCGCGAGGCCGTGCTGGCTGAAGCTGCCCGCATCGGCGGTATCGCACCGGCTCCGGTGGATGAAGAACGGCCTTCTGTAGAATTCATTAAGGCCATCTTGTTACTCTTGCCGCCTTCAGTGCAACATGCCCTATTCGAATGGCAGTTGCTTCCCTGTGGATTTGCCCAGGGGGAGAAGGACGAGGGGCGCGTGCTTCTGCTGGCTACCTGCGATCCCACACGTCCGGAGCTGGAAGCGTGGGTCCAGCAGTTGCCCCTGGCCGTCGAGCTCCGGTATGCTCCGGAACGTATCCTGAAAAAGCGGCTGGCCGAACTGGAAAACTTCCGGCCACCTGTACCGAGCGCAGACCAGTTGCCAACTTCATCGGTGGCTGCAGACACCTCGACAGCAGGTTCCGCAGAAAAACAGAGTGACCCTGCAGTAAAACAATCGCTTGAGATGCCGGTGTCGGTGGAGGGGGAGTCGGACGCCCAACCCGACACTGGTACCCCCAATGGGCCGGAGACATCGGCGGTCGAAGTACGGTCGGACAACAAAAGCGCTGAAACAGCCAAGCTCACAGGTACAGCAACCACTTCTGGATGGTCCGCAACCGAAAACGCATCGGACGATCAGCCGGAAGAAGGCGAGGTCGCCTGCGGAAGAGATGAGTCTGGTGGCTCCCAGTCTTCTGTTGCTGCGGATGAGGCAACAGACCAGGAGGCGGTTGTTGATTGGGCTTCGGAACGGCACGCGGTGGACGAACTGCCGACGAAAGCGGGCCTTGAGCAGGAAACTGGCTGCGCCGATGGGCCCCCATCGGAACCTGCCGCGGCAGAAGCACAGGCTGCAGCCGCATCAGCAACAGCATTGCCTGAAGTTACAATAGAGACGATAGAGCCGGCATCCGAGGCAGCGGGTGGAGACAGCGAACAGGTAGAAGATACTCCCTCGATCACCGACAGCGAAGCGGAAGAGACGCCTGCCTCGGTTCAGATCGTACTGGATGATCTACCTGAGCTCAAAACGGCTATCAGCCGAGACCGGGTAGTGAGCCGGTTGCTCGAGAAGGAAGTGGTGGCCCTGCATCAGGTCTATCAGGCCTATCAGCGACAGCAGGATGAAGGGTTGAAAGAGCCCCTCTGGCGCGTGCTGGCGCAGAGCGATCATGTGCCGCAGGATGCCATTTACGAAGAGGCCGCACGGTTGTACGCCTTTCCTCTTGCCCGATTGGAGCCGGGCAAGCCCAGTCCAGAATTTGTGCGCTCGGTTATGGATACCTTTGAAGAAGAGGTACGCGAGCGTCTGATTGCCCTTCGTGTCGTGCCCTTTGAGGTCGACCTGGATGCCCAGACCGGCGCGGTCAAACTCGTCCTGGTCACCCATGATCCCATGCGGCCTGAAGTGCACCGCCTGATGCATCGACTCAAGCTGGAGCGCTTCGAGCTCCAATATGCACCGCAGGGCGTCATTATGCAGGCATTGCTGGAGGCTTATCCACGGCGCAACGAATACCTGGAACGTGTTCAGGAAGAAGAAGCCTATGATCTGGGCACCAGCTATGAGGCCGAGACCGAATTGATCGATGAGGACGCCTTAGAGGCGGAGATCAACCGTTCGAAGCTGATCAACCTGTTCGAGGCTACGCTCGTCGAGGCCGTCCGACAGGGCGCCTCCGACATCCACATCTTCCCCAACAATGAAAAGAAGGTCGAAATCCATTTTCGCATTGATGGTCGGCTTACGCGCTGGCACGTTGAGGATAAGGTGCATCCGGAGGCGCTGATCGCAGTCATCAAGGACCAGGCCATCAATGTGGATCGCTTTGAGCGCGATGCGGCGCAGGACGGTTTTATTCAGCGCTGGATCGACGATCACCTGATCCGCTTCCGCGTCTCCGTGCTACCGATCGCCAATGCACTTGAAGACCTGCGCTCTGAATCCATCGTTATCCGCGTGCTCGACGATCGCAAGGTCATCAAAGACCTGCGCCTGCTGGGACTGAACAAAAAAGCACTGGAACGCTTTGAGCGGGCCATCCGCCAACCCTACGGCATGGTGATCGTCACCGGACCCACCGGCTCCGGGAAAAGCACCACCCTCTACGCCG
- a CDS encoding type II secretion system F family protein: MPVREFRFSGVSISGVPVQGTVLAPSMRAARKKLAELARKHNFRPQLLQPRRTFIYKVRHPSGKVITGEQKAYTAEELAQALRKMGLEVIRIERKILDLQLKPPRTDIIMFVRLAANLLREKLPFDEVLNLLVNDISSNSLRQVIRDLNADLKAGMEAQQAFMKHQHILGKFTAYMLGLASKSGNMAEIFESTARFLERQNEFRKSIRSAMITPAITIIALVATFIWYVWYIFPMTAGLLADLGMELPPMTAATMKFSQWLDRNILWLTLSFAAVVLGFVAFARSEKGQLIVHRWLIKLPLIGGLLHKLNIEIFCRVFAILYSHSGENISVIKIAAEACGNRYMEHRIKTVTVPLMVAQGVDLVRAMEASGVFTQMALARFRSGAETGNVRGAAEQMANYYESETTLKLKAVVEGVQTVIAILITIAIAILTIISSEVALIQPSTTDLMRMGG, translated from the coding sequence ATGCCCGTTCGTGAGTTTCGCTTCAGTGGGGTCAGCATAAGCGGGGTGCCCGTGCAGGGAACCGTACTGGCTCCTTCGATGCGGGCAGCCCGTAAAAAGCTGGCTGAGCTGGCTCGGAAGCATAACTTCCGTCCTCAACTCTTGCAGCCGCGCCGCACGTTTATCTATAAGGTGCGGCACCCCAGTGGCAAGGTCATTACCGGAGAACAGAAAGCGTATACAGCCGAGGAGCTGGCCCAGGCCCTGCGCAAGATGGGCCTGGAGGTGATCCGCATTGAACGTAAGATACTCGACCTGCAGCTCAAGCCGCCACGGACGGACATCATTATGTTCGTACGTCTGGCGGCAAACCTGCTTCGTGAAAAGCTCCCCTTCGACGAAGTCCTGAATCTGCTGGTCAACGATATCTCGTCGAATTCGCTGCGCCAGGTGATCCGCGACCTGAATGCCGACCTGAAGGCAGGGATGGAGGCGCAGCAGGCATTCATGAAGCATCAGCACATTCTGGGCAAGTTTACAGCCTACATGCTTGGCCTGGCCTCGAAAAGTGGCAACATGGCCGAGATTTTTGAATCGACCGCACGCTTCTTAGAGCGTCAGAATGAGTTTCGCAAGAGCATCCGCAGTGCAATGATCACTCCGGCCATCACGATTATCGCGCTGGTGGCCACGTTCATCTGGTATGTGTGGTACATTTTCCCGATGACGGCCGGGCTACTGGCCGACCTGGGTATGGAATTGCCCCCGATGACGGCAGCGACCATGAAGTTTTCGCAATGGCTGGATCGCAATATCCTGTGGCTGACGCTCAGTTTTGCGGCGGTCGTGCTGGGATTTGTGGCGTTTGCGCGTTCAGAAAAAGGGCAACTCATCGTCCATCGCTGGCTCATCAAGTTACCGCTCATCGGGGGGCTATTGCACAAGCTGAACATTGAGATCTTCTGTCGGGTCTTTGCCATCCTGTATTCCCATAGCGGCGAAAACATCAGCGTGATCAAGATCGCCGCCGAGGCCTGCGGTAATCGCTATATGGAGCATCGAATCAAGACGGTTACGGTGCCACTGATGGTGGCGCAGGGGGTGGATCTGGTACGGGCTATGGAAGCCAGCGGCGTCTTTACGCAGATGGCACTGGCCCGCTTCCGCAGTGGAGCGGAAACGGGGAACGTGCGGGGGGCTGCCGAGCAGATGGCAAATTATTACGAAAGCGAGACCACCCTGAAATTGAAGGCGGTTGTGGAGGGGGTTCAGACGGTCATTGCCATCCTGATTACGATCGCTATCGCCATCCTGACCATTATTTCCTCTGAAGTGGCCCTGATTCAGCCATCAACAACCGACCTGATGCGAATGGGGGGCTGA
- the pyrR gene encoding bifunctional pyr operon transcriptional regulator/uracil phosphoribosyltransferase PyrR encodes MSGPARVADRRRYLVKRTTHMEARDRIKAQLMDEADLDRTLERMARQIIERAALDAGGQERLALVGMQTRGVYLARRLQAKIRAAAGLEVPVGILDVTMYRDDVRLRAHQPVVRPTHIPFDVTGRHLVLIDDVIYTGRTARAALDALMDLGRPAAVYLLVMIDRGLRELPICPDIVGRQVPTLPGEEVRVRLREVDDQEGVWLVETPRVPAP; translated from the coding sequence TTGAGCGGGCCTGCGCGTGTGGCCGACAGGAGACGCTATCTGGTCAAACGAACAACCCATATGGAAGCCCGGGATCGCATTAAAGCACAACTTATGGACGAGGCCGACCTGGATCGTACGCTTGAACGTATGGCCCGGCAGATCATTGAACGGGCAGCACTCGACGCCGGTGGTCAGGAGCGTCTGGCCCTGGTTGGTATGCAAACGCGCGGTGTGTATCTGGCCCGCCGTCTGCAGGCCAAGATTCGAGCGGCGGCCGGGCTGGAAGTCCCTGTCGGCATTCTCGACGTGACCATGTATCGCGATGACGTGCGTTTGCGGGCGCATCAACCTGTAGTACGTCCCACGCATATACCTTTTGATGTGACGGGACGTCACCTGGTACTTATCGACGATGTGATCTATACGGGCCGCACCGCGCGGGCTGCACTGGACGCGCTCATGGACCTGGGACGGCCGGCTGCTGTCTATTTGCTGGTGATGATTGACCGTGGCCTTCGCGAGCTGCCCATCTGCCCGGACATTGTCGGGCGCCAGGTGCCCACCCTCCCTGGCGAAGAGGTGCGCGTGCGGTTGCGTGAGGTGGACGATCAGGAAGGCGTGTGGCTTGTAGAAACACCCCGTGTGCCAGCGCCATGA
- a CDS encoding M28 family peptidase — MLRRFPAVCWMVLIGWPLWLQAQSQRPAPTPTVFANPALVQRYQATITPEELAAHLFIVASDYFEGRETTTRGQKLAAYYLASQYRKLGLQPAGTLHPDHPYAPEAYFQPFTVYGQRLQGAYLTAFQGSDTLTVLSFGPEQADPNGYLWLGSRSESTGGLVFGGYGIADSTLGYDDYAALAADSIELTGRWLMILADEPMANDSTSLLTPDGRPSRWTTQPFLKLRQALQAGVAGVLLVGDRSQRTTESLAERAARAALRVRTRVGRLSLTPPRPEGFQLPPIWVISSRLADALLTPSGHTIAELQQQIDAGRQPIVFTVPDVTVQSQLVQETFQAQTENVLAYIEGADSLLKNEVVILSAHYDHVGTDPTAKGDGIYNGADDDGTGTVALLEIAEAFMQAVRDGYRPRRSILFLHVSGEEKGLLGSAYYTDHEPVFPLERTVTNLNIDMIGRHDPSREGDSNYVYIIGSNLISQELHEINLRVNEITGTHLVLDERFNSKDDPNRFYARSDHWNFGKHGIPFIFFFTGTHEDYHGVDDEPHKIDYDRMARIVRLIFGTAWQVANQDNRPPVTGTGFN, encoded by the coding sequence ATGCTACGACGGTTTCCTGCAGTTTGCTGGATGGTACTTATTGGCTGGCCTCTGTGGTTGCAGGCTCAGAGCCAGCGCCCAGCTCCCACACCCACGGTGTTTGCCAATCCAGCCCTTGTGCAGCGCTACCAGGCCACCATCACACCCGAGGAACTGGCCGCACACCTGTTTATTGTGGCCTCGGACTACTTCGAAGGACGCGAAACCACTACGCGTGGTCAGAAACTGGCCGCTTACTACCTGGCCAGCCAGTACCGCAAGCTGGGCCTCCAACCTGCCGGCACCCTGCACCCCGATCATCCCTATGCACCAGAAGCCTACTTTCAGCCTTTCACCGTCTATGGTCAGCGGTTACAGGGAGCCTATCTGACAGCGTTCCAGGGTAGCGACACGCTGACCGTGCTGTCGTTCGGGCCGGAACAGGCCGATCCGAACGGCTACCTGTGGCTTGGTAGCCGTTCGGAAAGCACCGGTGGCCTGGTCTTCGGCGGTTACGGCATTGCCGATTCGACGCTGGGCTACGACGACTACGCCGCGCTGGCGGCCGACAGCATTGAGTTGACGGGCCGCTGGCTGATGATTCTGGCTGACGAGCCGATGGCAAACGATTCGACCAGCCTGTTGACGCCAGATGGTCGACCTTCACGCTGGACAACCCAACCATTCCTCAAGCTGCGCCAGGCCCTGCAGGCTGGCGTAGCCGGAGTGCTCCTGGTAGGCGATCGTTCCCAGCGCACTACCGAATCGCTGGCCGAACGAGCTGCCCGCGCTGCCCTGCGGGTGCGTACCCGCGTTGGTCGCCTCTCGCTTACCCCACCCCGACCGGAGGGCTTCCAGCTTCCGCCGATCTGGGTAATCAGCAGCCGCTTGGCCGACGCCCTGCTGACTCCAAGCGGCCATACCATTGCCGAACTGCAACAGCAGATCGACGCAGGTCGGCAACCTATCGTTTTTACCGTGCCCGATGTGACAGTACAAAGCCAGCTTGTACAGGAAACCTTTCAGGCGCAAACCGAAAACGTGCTGGCCTATATCGAAGGAGCCGACTCGCTGTTGAAAAACGAGGTGGTGATCCTTTCAGCCCATTACGATCATGTGGGCACCGACCCGACCGCCAAGGGCGACGGCATCTACAACGGCGCCGACGACGACGGAACGGGCACCGTTGCCCTGCTCGAAATCGCCGAAGCCTTCATGCAGGCCGTCCGCGACGGCTATCGTCCTCGCCGCTCCATCCTGTTCCTGCACGTGTCGGGCGAAGAAAAAGGATTACTCGGTTCGGCCTATTACACAGACCATGAGCCGGTCTTTCCGCTTGAACGCACGGTGACCAACCTGAACATCGACATGATCGGCCGCCATGATCCCTCTCGGGAAGGTGACTCCAATTACGTGTACATCATTGGCTCGAACCTGATCTCACAGGAATTGCACGAGATCAACCTGCGCGTGAATGAAATCACCGGTACGCACCTTGTGCTTGATGAACGCTTCAACAGCAAAGACGACCCTAATCGATTCTACGCGCGCTCAGACCATTGGAACTTTGGTAAACACGGCATTCCGTTCATCTTCTTCTTCACCGGTACCCATGAAGACTATCACGGCGTAGATGACGAGCCGCACAAGATCGACTACGACCGCATGGCGCGCATCGTGCGGCTCATTTTTGGGACAGCCTGGCAGGTAGCCAACCAGGACAACCGTCCACCGGTTACCGGGACCGGTTTTAACTGA